The genome window GTGTCTTTGTTTTTACTAGACCAATTCTGTTTAAAGTACGATGAACATGAGTATCAATCGGGCATATATTTCTATCAAGAGAAAACAATAAAACGCAGCTTGCCGTTTTTACTCCAACTCCATCAAATTTTGTTAATTCTTCAATGGCAGAATTATTTTCTAAACTGAGAATAAAATCCAAAGATATTTTGGCGTTTTTTTTCTGTAAGAAAGATAAAACGTTTTTAATCGCTTTCGATTTTTGATTTCCTAATCCTGCAACTTTTATTTCCTTTTCAATTTGCGATCTGGTTGCTTCAGCGGCATCAGTCCATGCTGGAAATTTCGTCTTTAACTTTTTATACGCCTGGTACGAGTTTCTATCATTTGTATTTTGGGAAAGGATTGTTGCAATCAGCATATCTAAAGGATTAGGTAGATTAGAATTTCTTGAAGGAACACCAAATCTTTTTACAAGTAATTGATTGATTTTAATTATTTCATTTTCCATTGATGAGATTAATCCAAAAAGTCGAATGATGTTATTATTGTCGAATCCATTAGTAACTCACCTTACGCAAAACATTTAATGGTATAACCACGTCCCTGCCTTTGCCGGCAGGCAGGCTTCAGGACGTGGACGAATCAACACGATGTATACTACCGGCTTTAGCCGCAAAAACAAACTTGTTTTATGGCTAAAGCCTGAATTATTTGGGCTTGTTTAATCCCCTCCATGAAGAGGCTGTGTTAAAATCTACTTGCCAGAGCAGTTATTTTTCCGTTGTCTTGTATTCCGAAGTTAATTATCCATAAATTTAATTTGCCTCTTTTTTCACAGCCTTATAATTTGGATAAAAAAACGGCGTTTTATACCGTTTTCCATTTATAGTTTTCTATTTTCATCAATAAGTTCTCAAATACTTCTATGTTGACCAATCGCTTTAAATTATACACCGTTGCGTAAATGTTTATCTCTGTCATTACTTTCTTCAATCCACGCAGCAACAGCGGTATCTTTCCCATCAGGTATTTTATTGTTCCGAATGGATGCTCTACTATCGTCTTCCTAATTGCTGTCTTTGTCTTTCCTATTTTGCTCATCATCTTTTTCTTATACTCATCACGCCACTTCTGATTTAAATATCGTTGAACCATTCGTCCTTTCTTTGACTCTGTGCAATGACTCCTCATTGGACATCCTGCACATTCAATTCCCCTATATATGTTTGCCAGTGACTTCCTTTTCAATTTATGCTTTTGTACTAATACTAAGCTTTTCCCCTCCGAACATTTATATTCATCTTTCTCTGAATCATACCCGAATTTGATTTCTTCTTTATCTCGGCTTGTCTTTTCTTGCGATATATATATCTTGATTCCTTTGCCTCCGGCGGATTCTTTCTTTTCTACTGCTTCTATTAAATCGAGATTGTTGTATCCTCTGTCGGCTATTACTTCTTCCGGTAATTCTCCTAATTCTTCTTTTATTGATTCCACCATTCGGGGAAGCATTCCCAAATCAGTTTCATCTGTTACTACTTCGCTGTCTGCTATCATCTTGTTTGCTTCATCTACGACTATCTGTACATTGTATGCCGGTATCTTTCCATCTCTGCTTTTCATAAGACGCGCTTCCGGGTCTGAGGCACTTATATATTTTCGATGCTCTTTTTCTAATGTCTCTTTCTGCTCCCGCAGCTCTTCTACTTGCTTTTGTAGCTCTACTATCTTTTCTAAATATTTACGGCTCGCAGTTTCACCTTCATTTCCTTCATCTTCATCCAACTCATCATCACGTCTGTCGCTCTCGGCTATCTTGCTTAAGTATTCCTCTATCTTCTTGTCTATTCCTTTTAGCTTTGTTTCTATCTTTTCTACTGAAAGCATATCTCGGTTTGTATTTGCCTTTACTTTACTTCCATCTATTGCTACTGTCTTCAGCTTGATATAACCGTTATCCTTTAGAAATTCTCTGAACTTCTTTGTTACAAACTTTATATTCTCTCCGTTTTCTTTTCTGTAATTTGATATCGTCCAGTGATCTGGCGTTAAGTTTCCTAATAGCCACATTACTTCTTTATTCCTATATGTCTCAACTTCTAATTTCCTTGAACTGCTTATCCCGTTAAAGTATCCATACAAATACAGCTTCAACATTATTGAGTCATGATATTTCGGTCTACCGGCTTCCGTTTCCCTTGCTTTTTTAAATTTCTCTTGGTTACCTAAAACTATTGAATCTACTATCTTATCTATTATTCTTACCGGATTGTCTGCCTCTACTAAGTCATCAAGGCTGCTCATAAGTTGGTATTGATATCTATCAGCCGATTGTATGTATTTCATTTTATGACCAAAACTTTTCCCGTAAAATTATTAATTTATTTTGAGCTTTCATATTAATTTTGTATAACTTGACTAATAATTTTCACACAGCCTCTGAATGGCGGGGTTAATAAGTAAAAGTCTGCGAGAGGAGAGTTATTAATTATCCTCAGTAAAAAAAGGGCGAAACAATGTTCCGAGCTAAAGTTTTTTACATCACTAAAGCCATTATTGCTTTTTGAACATGCAGACGATTCTCTGCTTCATCGAATACAACCGAGTTGGAAGAATCAATCACTTCGTTTACAACTTCATCTCCGCGATGAGCCGGCAGACAATGAAGGAATAAATAATCATCTTTAGCATTCTTTACTAATTCCGGATTAACCTGGTACTTCTGGAATTTTTTCTTCCGTTCAGTAGCTTCTGCTTCTTGCCCCATACTTGCCCAAACATCTGTATAGATTATGTCAGCATCTTTAACCGCAGCAATGGGATCATCAATAATTTCAACTTTGCTTCCCATATACTTAGCATTTTCTACAGATTCATTAACTACAAAATCGGCAGGTTTATAACCGGATGGAGATGCAATTGCTATATCCATTCCTACTTTTGAGCAGCCGTGCAAAAGACTATGAGCCATATTGTTTCCATCGCCGATGTATGCAAGTTTTAACCCTCTCAGTGTTCTTTTCTTTTCAAGGATTGTAAACAGGTCGGATAGTACCTGGC of Ignavibacteriales bacterium contains these proteins:
- the argF gene encoding ornithine carbamoyltransferase encodes the protein MAINMKGKSLIEINHLSLEEIYQIFELSELLKKKRLIGEQHKVLEGKKLGMIFSKPSTRTRVSFEVGIYELGGTGLYFNQNDMQLKKSESVSDTAKVLSRYLDGIMIRTFDHQDVIDLAKNGSIPVINGLTDLHHPCQVLSDLFTILEKKRTLRGLKLAYIGDGNNMAHSLLHGCSKVGMDIAIASPSGYKPADFVVNESVENAKYMGSKVEIIDDPIAAVKDADIIYTDVWASMGQEAEATERKKKFQKYQVNPELVKNAKDDYLFLHCLPAHRGDEVVNEVIDSSNSVVFDEAENRLHVQKAIMALVM
- a CDS encoding endonuclease III, which translates into the protein MENEIIKINQLLVKRFGVPSRNSNLPNPLDMLIATILSQNTNDRNSYQAYKKLKTKFPAWTDAAEATRSQIEKEIKVAGLGNQKSKAIKNVLSFLQKKNAKISLDFILSLENNSAIEELTKFDGVGVKTASCVLLFSLDRNICPIDTHVHRTLNRIGLVKTKTPDKTFFAVNKDFPEKIAHSFHTNLIRLGREICRPQNPKCSICPLIKICKYQDKNLTEAIQSKSNEFMLLDNVS
- a CDS encoding IS1182 family transposase, with product MKYIQSADRYQYQLMSSLDDLVEADNPVRIIDKIVDSIVLGNQEKFKKARETEAGRPKYHDSIMLKLYLYGYFNGISSSRKLEVETYRNKEVMWLLGNLTPDHWTISNYRKENGENIKFVTKKFREFLKDNGYIKLKTVAIDGSKVKANTNRDMLSVEKIETKLKGIDKKIEEYLSKIAESDRRDDELDEDEGNEGETASRKYLEKIVELQKQVEELREQKETLEKEHRKYISASDPEARLMKSRDGKIPAYNVQIVVDEANKMIADSEVVTDETDLGMLPRMVESIKEELGELPEEVIADRGYNNLDLIEAVEKKESAGGKGIKIYISQEKTSRDKEEIKFGYDSEKDEYKCSEGKSLVLVQKHKLKRKSLANIYRGIECAGCPMRSHCTESKKGRMVQRYLNQKWRDEYKKKMMSKIGKTKTAIRKTIVEHPFGTIKYLMGKIPLLLRGLKKVMTEINIYATVYNLKRLVNIEVFENLLMKIENYKWKTV